In Populus trichocarpa isolate Nisqually-1 chromosome 7, P.trichocarpa_v4.1, whole genome shotgun sequence, the following proteins share a genomic window:
- the LOC18109487 gene encoding GDSL esterase/lipase 4 has translation MAASKLTFNFLLLSFLASLLIPEISLCDHSRQPKRHVAMFIFGDSIFDSGNNNYINVNVSYRANYWPYGETFFHYFPTGRFTDGRLIVDFIATKIGQPFVPPYLQPGINFTNGVNFASAGAGVFPEANPEVISLGMQLSNFKNVAISMEEQIGDKEAKKLLSQAVYASCVGANDYSYFVDNFPNATQLEQDEYVNNTVGNWTDFVKELYNLGARKFAILNIGPRGCQPAARQSEELRGDECDEVSLEMIKKHNSAASKAIKELESKLSGFKYSIADFYTILLDMIKHPKDYGFKESRYSCCGHGMYNAAHCGIEPYTLCKNPSEYLFFDGWHPTEHGYRILADRFWNGKPSIAAPYNFRQLFDLESTPIILSEEHEVPHYE, from the exons ATGGCTGCATCAAAATTAACCTTCAATTTTCTTCTGCTCAGTTTCCTTGCCAGCCTTCTCATCCCAGAAATCTCCCTGTGTGATCACTCTAGACAGCCAAAAAGACATGTTGCCATGTTCATATTTGGAGATTCAATCTTTGATTCAGGAAACAATAACTATATCAATGTCAACGTTTCGTATAGAGCAAATTATTGGCCATATGGAGAAACCTTCTTCCACTACTTTCCTACTGGGAGATTCACCGATGGCCGTCTCATTGTTGACTTCATCG CAACAAAGATCGGTCAACCGTTCGTCCCCCCATATTTACAACCTGGTATTAATTTCACTAATGGAGTAAATTTCGCAAGTGCTGGAGCTGGTGTCTTTCCTGAAGCTAATCCTGAAGTG ATTAGTCTTGGCATGCAACTTAGCAACTTCAAGAACGTGGCCATTTCGATGGAGGAGCAGATTGGGGACAAAGAGGCAAAGAAACTGCTGAGCCAAGCAGTCTATGCGTCTTGTGTTGGAGCCAATGATTACTCTTACTTTGTTGATAATTTCCCTAATGCTACTCAGCTGGAGCAAGATGAATATGTGAACAATACGGTGGGTAACTGGACAGATTTTGTAAAG GAATTGTACAATTTAGGTGCAAGGAAATTTGCTATTTTAAACATAGGGCCAAGAGGTTGCCAACCAGCCGCAAGACAAAGCGAAGAACTCCGTGGTGATGAATGTGATGAAGTATCATTAGAGATGATAAAGAAACATAACAGTGCTGCATCTAAAGCCATCAAGGAATTGGAAAGCAAACTATCAGGATTCAAATACTCAATTGCAGACTTCTATACCATCCTTTTGGATATGATAAAGCACCCAAAGGATTACG GCTTCAAGGAATCAAGATATTCTTGTTGTGGCCATGGAATGTATAACGCAGCACATTGTGGAATAGAGCCATATACACTATGCAAAAATCCAAGTGAGTATCTATTCTTCGATGGATGGCATCCTACTGAGCATGGTTATCGGATTCTAGCTGATCGGTTTTGGAATGGCAAACCAAGTATCGCAGCCCCATATAACTTTAGACAACTATTTGATCTCGAATCTACACCCATCATTTTATCAGAAGAACATGAAGTTCCCCATTATGAATAA